From the Trifolium pratense cultivar HEN17-A07 linkage group LG4, ARS_RC_1.1, whole genome shotgun sequence genome, the window AGCATAAAACTCTCTTACTATGACGGGGTTGTAGGTGGTTGGTGGGTGGACAATCCTTTCCCAACCCCGGAGTTGCACAATTCTTGCAAACCGCTCATAATCGCCATGCTCATAGATGTCAAAGAATCTTTCACTtaaaatttttctcttttccagTGCCCGAAACCGATCAAACTGTTCTTGCCCTTTGAAACGATTCATGTCCAAAGCTTCGGTTTGGTGGGAAGAACTTGCGATGGTTTTCTGTTTCTTAGCAGCTGAAGGCTTCTTGGGTGCCATTTCCTGAAATAAAGTCTAGTTAGATAGCATAATAACAAGGcacaatcaaagaaaaattttTGCAGGTTCTGCagggttcgcttagcgaaggctcagcgaagGCTGGCCTAAAAAAAATTTTCAGGTTCGCAAACCTTGGCTTAGCGAGGGCGCAGCGAAATCAAACATGAAATTTTTCTCAGGGTCGCAGGcgctcgctaagcgaaggcaAAGCGAAGGGTGGCGAACACAATTTTTGCAGAAAACAAGGTAAATCACTAGATCTGGATTTTTAAGCATTCTAATCATTTCAATCATCATAAACCTTATAAAAGGAACCAAACTCATTCAAATCTTAACATGTAGAGTGCATTCAAACCTATTCCTAAGAAACTTGTGCAAAACTACCATAAATATTCACTTTTCAATATGAATTTGAAACTTTAAGAAAGTAAGAGTTGAAAAGGATTTCATACCTGAGTAGTGATGTAGAGATAGGATGCACTAAGTGATGAATGAATGAGTGGGTGTTTGTTTGAGAGTAGAAAgaaatttttgtgaaagaagaaGTTGGAAAGGAGAGGTTTTGAGTGAAATGAGAGGATAAGATGGAGGAGAATGTTGTTTTAGGGTTTGGAATGTTTTGAAAACCGTGTTTGTGGTAGTGGGTGGTGAGGTGGAAACATTTTGGGCCAGCTGTCCGTTTAAAATTGAAGTTCAGGATTCGCagagttcgctgagcgaatataatgttcgctaagcgaaccaTACCAGAAAAAAAATTTCTGCTGAATCCTTTGGCACAGCTTATACCAAACATGTTCCTaccatcaaaattattttatgcatgctaaaacattaaattacttacaaaattgggttgcctcccaacaagcgcttgtttaacgtcattagcttgacgttCTTTTTGGAGCTTCAAGGATCGGAAAGTGGGATTTTTGTAGTGACACGATCAAATTCACCACCAAAATAGAGTTTCAACCTTTGACCATTCACAGTCCAGGTTGCATTTGTTGCTGGATCTTCTAACACGACTGCACCATAAGGCTTCACCTCATGTATTTTGAACGGACCGGACCATTTTGATTTCAACTTCCCCGGAAATAGTTTCAACCTTGaattgaaaagtaaaaccatttGACCTGGCCTGAAATTTTTGTTCAAAAGCCGCTTATCATGGTAGCTCTTCACCTTTTCTTTATACAGCTTTGATGATTCATATGCTTGGTGCCGCATTTCTTCCAACTGTTGCAtctgaatttttcttttctctccggATTGGTTCTCATCAAAGTTTAGAAATTTTAAAGCCCAATAGGCTTTATGCTCTAGTTCCACCGGAAGATGACATGACTTACCATAAACCATCTGAAAAGGTGTTAGGCCTATCGGTGATTTGAAAGCTGTCCGATATGCCCATAGTGCTTCATCTAGCTTCAGTGACCAATCTTTTCTTGAAGCGGACACTGTTTTCTCAagaatcttttttatttctcgGTTTGAGACTTCAGCTTGTCCATTGGTCTGTGGATGGTAAGGTGATGCAACTTTGTGCCTGACTCCATAATGTTCATGTGCTTTTGCTAATTGTGAATTGCAAAAATGCGAGCCTCCATCACTAATGAGTACACGGGGAGTTCCAAAACGagtgaaaatgtttttctttaaaaatttgatCACCGTTTTACCATCGGCTTTTGGTGATGCAACTGCTTCTACCcattttgacacataatcaactGCTACCAAGATATATTCATTTGAAAATGATGAAGGAAATGGCCCGACAAAGTCAATGCCCCAACAATCAAATACTTCAACAACATGCATGTTTTGAAGTGGCATTTCATTGCGCCTTGAAATTCCACCAATTCTTTGACAGTTATCACAACTCCGAGCATGTTCATAAGTGTCTTTGAACAAACTCGGCCAAAAGAACCCTGACTGCAAAACTTTTGCAGCAGTTCTTTCTCCATTATAGTGTCCTCCATATGGTGAATTATGGCAATGCCACATGATGCTTATGGCTTCCTCTTTGGTAACACATCTTCTCAACAAGTTGTCTGCtccaattttaaacaaataaggatcatcccaaacatattgatttgcttcacggaggaactttttcttttggtgccaATTGAGATCATCCGGTATTAATCCGGATactttgaaattagccataTCAGCAAACCATGGCCTTTCTTGCACCATAAGCAGTTTTTCATCGGGGAATTCTTCAAGAACCTCACGTTCATGTTTGGTTACCTCAGTGTTTACAAGTCTTGATAAGTGATCAGCTACCAAGTTTTCTGTtccctttttatcttttatctcaagatcaaactcttgtaGTAAGAGCATCCACCGAATGAGTCTCGGCTTAGAATCAGCTTTTGTAATCAGATACTTGATAGCTGCATGGTCAGTATACACAACAATTTTTGAACCAATCAAATAAGAACGAAATTTCTCAAATGCATACACTATAGCAAGCAATTCTTTCTCGGTTGTTGCATAgttaacttgtgcatcatttaatactttgcttgcatagtgtatagcatgaaaaattttgttctttctttgtccaaggactgcaccaactgcataatcactagcatcacacatcaattcaaattcaagtttccaatcgggtgctatgattatgggtgcagtcaccaatctttttttcaattcagtaaaagcaattaaacattcatcatcaaatgtAAAAGACGTACCTTTATTAAGCAAATTGCTTAATGGTTTGGCAATTTTTGAGAAATCCTTGATGAATCTTCGGTAGAAACCGGCATGACCTAGAAAACTTCTGATTCCTTTGACATTTACCGGAGGAGGAAGCTTTTCAATGACCTCCACCTTTGCTCTATCCACCTCAATACCTTTGGAAGAGATCTTGTGACCAAGAACAATGCCTTCGGTCACCATAAAATGACACTTCTCCCAATTAAGAACCAGGTTTGTTTCAACACACCGCTTCAGTACGGTGTCCAAATTCTTCAAGCAATGTTGGAATGATGGACCGAACACGGAGAAATCATCCATGAACACTTCGATGCATTTCTCTATCAAGTCAGAAAAAATTGCTTGCATACACCGTTGAAATGTTGCCGGTGCATTGCACAATCCGAAAGGCATTCTTCTATAAGCAAAAACACCGAAAGGACatgtgaaagctgttttttcatgatCCTCGGGGTTGACTGAAATCTGATTGTACCCCGAATAACCATCCAAAAAGCAATAGAATTCTTGACCTGACAATCTTTCTAACATTTGATCCATGAATGgtaatggaaaatgatcttttctggttgctttgttgagtctccggtagtctatacacatccgccaACCTGTGACTGTTCTTGACGGTATCAACTCATTTTTGTCATTTGTGATTACTGTCATCCCACCTTTCTTCGGGACCACCTGGACCGGACTCACCCAAGTACTGTCAGAAATAGGGTAAATCATGCCAGCTTCAAGCAACTTCACTACCTCCTTTCGCACCACCTCTTTCATTGTTGGATTTAATCGACGTTGAGGTTGAGCAACAGGTTTGTAATCATCTTCCATCATAATATTATGCATACAATAAGATGGACTAATACCTTTGAGATCGGATAAAGACCACCCGAttgcttctttgttttctttcagaATTTGAATCAAGCTTTTTTCTTCATCAGCTGACAATGAGTTGCTAATGATCACCggctttttttcttcttcttcaaggaATGCATACTTGAGATGAGATGGTAATGTTTTCAACTCAAGCTTCACTTCACCCGGTCTTTCATCATTCTTAAGCTCCTCAATCTTTGCTTCTAAAGGAGTTACTTCCTTCAAAGCATCCAGCTGCTTCAGAAAACtctcaacttcttcttctttctcaggATCAAGTGCTTCAAAACTTTCAGTTAGGGCTTGTTCGAGTGATGAAGGTTGATGTGCTTGTTTCCTTACATCTAAGATGGCTTCATCAGTTGCATCTAACTTAAAACATATATCCTTCTCATTTGGATGCTTAATAGCTTCCCACAGATTGAAGCTAACTTCCTCATCTTGTACTCGAACTTTCATCACCCCGTCATCAATATCTATCATCATACGAGCTGTCTTCATAAAAGGCCTTCCAAGAATCAACGGAACATCATCATCCTCTTCAATATCCATCACCACAAAGTCAATTGGAAACATGAACTTATCAACCTTTACAAGAACATCTTCCGCCATTCCCGAAGGACGTGTGATTGATTTGTCGGCTAGCTGTAGTGTCATTCTTGTTCGGGTCACATCAAGACCACCAATCCGTTTAATTACTGATAACGGAATGAGGTTAATGCTTGACCCTAGATCAATGAGAGCTTTTCCAACATTCACATTACCAATGGTAACCGGCAACGTGACTCTTCCcggatctttttcttttgtcggaAGAGTGCGTTGAATGATAGCACTGCAGCTTGCATCTAACTGgataacttcatcatcatcaaactttctcttttttgtaagaatctctttcataaactttgcataCGTCGGCATCTGCTCTAAGGCCTCGGCAAATGGAATGTTTATTTGCAATCTTTTGAATATGTCGAGAAACCTTGCATATTGCCTTTCCTTGTCTTTCTTTGATGGAGCATGAGGATATGGTAAGTGTTGAACAGGTGGATTTTTCTGAATACTTTTCTCTTCTCTtgccttttgtttctttttcctcTTCTCCTCACTTACTTCTCCCTCaaactcttcttttttttcatttttttcatttttttgattttcaACTAAATCTCCCTCATTATTTTCTTCTACTTCCTTCTCACTTACTTCTActccctctttttcttttcttgtcaaAACCTCCTCTTCTGTTTTGTCACCGATTCCCTTTCCTACCTCCTTACCACTTCGAGTTGTGACAGACTTACATTGCTCTTTTGGATTTGGTTCGGTATTTGCTGCAAATGATCCTCCTGGATTTTTGTTATTGGCCATTTCTTTTGCTATTTGACCAATCTGAGTTTCAAGATTTCTTAACACCGCATCATTGCCTCTTTGGTAGACTTGAGTTTCTTGCACAAactgattttgttgttgattcatcacattttgttgttgattctgtTTGGTCTGCATCTCTATGAATGATCTCAAAGcttcttccaaatttgaattttgagtttgttGTACCGGTGGTTGACTGTAGCTTTCATATTGTCTTTGCCTATTTGCTGAGCCACCATCTTGTTTCCAACCTTGACCATAGTTTGAGTTATTTCCCCTTTGATAGCCAGCATTATTCGGATACTGACTTTGTCTTTGTTGATTTGCCATGAAGTTCACCTCTTCATGAGATGGAGGACAATGACCAGTTGGATGATTTCCGGTGCATAATTCACATGATGCTACTTGCTTTGCTTTCCCCGATCCTTCTTGAAGAGTCATCAATTTTGACATTTGTTTGGATAACTCCTCCACTGTGTTGGTAAGAAGTTTATTTTGAGCCAATACAGCATCTGACGGATCAAGTTCAAGAATCCCAGGCTTCCTTTGAGTTTTGCTGCGTTCACTTTGTCGATCACTAAGTGACATTTTCTCAATGATAGTCGTAGCATCTGCAGCACTCAATGATAAGAGAGAACCACCTGCTGTTGCATCTAAAAGGAGCTTTGAATCCTGCAAAAGaccatttctaaaaatatgaatttgggtTAGTTCATCAAATCCATGATTAGGGCATTTACGCAGCATTGCTTTGTATCGATCCCATGCTTCACATAGAGTCTCATTGGAGCCTTGAGAAAACACCGCAATTGATGTCTTTGACTCCATGAATTTATGATGTGGAAAGAACCGATCAAGAAACTTCTCTTCCAAAGTATTCCAATTTGTCATGACTTGAGCTGGTAAATCAAGGTACCAATCTTTGGCCTTTCCTATCAATGAATGTGGAAACATTCTCATGAACACCGCTTCCTCCTCCGCTTCAGGAGCACCAAGTGAACCGGCTATTTCATAGAACTTCACCAAATGATTGTATGGATCTTCATGTGATAAACCTGTAAAAGGGTTAGCATATAACAGTTGCAAGAGACCGGTTTTCATCTCCGTCTGTCTTGCACCTCTGGGAGGTCTTGCAAGATGAGCAAGCCTTCGTGGACTGTTGTGACATGGCCTCATACCGGCACCTTCGTTACGTGGCGGATCTTCAGCCATCTCTTCGGCTATTGAGgatgttgaagaaatagaagcagaattttcttcttgcagcctcttttgtttggctaattgtttccttttctttctttgactgttaTTCCTCCGAGCTGTTCTTTCGATTTCTGGATCAAACAGTAAATTCTCT encodes:
- the LOC123922728 gene encoding uncharacterized protein LOC123922728, whose protein sequence is MAEDPPRNEGAGMRPCHNSPRRLAHLARPPRGARQTEMKTGLLQLLYANPFTGLSHEDPYNHLVKFYEIAGSLGAPEAEEEAVFMRMFPHSLIGKAKDWYLDLPAQVMTNWNTLEEKFLDRFFPHHKFMESKTSIAVFSQGSNETLCEAWDRYKAMLRKCPNHGFDELTQIHIFRNGLLQDSKLLLDATAGGSLLSLSAADATTIIEKMSLSDRQSERSKTQRKPGILELDPSDAVLAQNKLLTNTVEELSKQMSKLMTLQEGSGKAKQVASCELCTGNHPTGHCPPSHEEVNFMANQQRQSQYPNNAGYQRGNNSNYGQGWKQDGGSANRQRQYESYSQPPVQQTQNSNLEEALRSFIEMQTKQNQQQNVMNQQQNQFVQETQVYQRGNDAVLRNLETQIGQIAKEMANNKNPGGSFAANTEPNPKEQCKSVTTRSGKEVGKGIGDKTEEEVLTRKEKEGVEVSEKEVEENNEGDLVENQKNEKNEKKEEFEGEVSEEKRKKKQKAREEKSIQKNPPVQHLPYPHAPSKKDKERQYARFLDIFKRLQINIPFAEALEQMPTAIIQRTLPTKEKDPGRVTLPVTIGNVNVGKALIDLGSSINLIPLSVIKRIGGLDVTRTRMTLQLADKSITRPSGMAEDVLVKVDKFMFPIDFVVMDIEEDDDVPLILGRPFMKTARMMIDIDDGVMKVRVQDEEVSFNLWEAIKHPNEKDICFKLDATDEAILDVRKQAHQPSSLEQALTESFEALDPEKEEEVESFLKQLDALKEVTPLEAKIEELKNDERPGEVKLELKTLPSHLKYAFLEEEEKKPVIISNSLSADEEKSLIQILKENKEAIGWSLSDLKGISPSYCMHNIMMEDDYKPVAQPQRRLNPTMKEVVRKEYLGESGPGGPEERWDDSNHK